The following coding sequences are from one Lolium rigidum isolate FL_2022 chromosome 6, APGP_CSIRO_Lrig_0.1, whole genome shotgun sequence window:
- the LOC124663344 gene encoding putative F-box/FBD/LRR-repeat protein At5g22670: MEKTEVAAVAAPGPERLDSDGNASKRADCDEADSDLISKLPDDMLSAIISLLPTKDAGRTQVLSRRWRPLWRAVPLNLDARAKLPGSPAHAHTVPVSAVSTIISQHPGPARRFSFTGFHAGDFDAEMESWFRSRALDKLEELHLCCHTSIDSSSGLPEQSQRLPLSALRSASTLIVTSIVGCRFPNDMPSMNFPVLAQLTLVYVLVPGDVFHGLLSSCHALESLYMSGVSATTGSLRVTSPTLRSIAFHHWPSAQAQLVIEDAPHLVRLLIPYDSQDGCVTIRVIRAPKLEILGPFFPVLSNLIVSQGISPVSSANWTRSVKVLALRSSGFALHAVLNILRWFPSLEKLYVIFRPHKYIEMDKEDDPLYDPLHPIECLQAHLKLVVFKSFVGNEKQVNFARFFVLNAKVVNRIEFELFKYKSESVAYQHQLLQVENRASRGAQIQFRNQPARSDLDAHKHIHDLSVADPFRHCQNWVRP; encoded by the exons ATGGAGAAGACGGAggtcgcggcggtggcggcgcctggCCCCGAAAGGCTAGATTCCGATGGAAACGCGTCGAAGCGGGCAGACTGCGACGAGGCCGACAGCGATCTCATCAGCAAGCTCCCCGACGACATGCTTTCCGCCATCATCTCCCTCCTCCCCACCAAGGACGCCGGCCGCACGCAGGTACTCTCCCGCCGGTGGCGCCCCCTGTGGCGCGCCGTGCCTCTCAACCTCGACGCCCGCGCCAAACTCCCCGGAAGTCCAGCACACGCCCACACCGTCCCCGTTTCCGCCGTCTCCACGATCATCTCGCAACATCCTGGCCCCGCCCGGCGGTTCTCGTTCACCGGCTTCCACGCCGGCGacttcgacgccgagatggagaGCTGGTTCCGCTCCCGCGCGCTCGACAAACTCGAGGAGCTCCATCTGTGCTGCCACACTAGCATCGATTCATCATCCGGGCTGCCTGAACAGAGCCAACGTCTGCCGCTATCTGCGCTCCGCTCCGCCTCTACCCTCATCGTTACCAGCATCGTTGGTTGCCGTTTTCCCAACGATATGCCGTCCATGAATTTCCCTGTCCTCGCGCAGCTCACTTTGGTCTACGTTTTAGTCCCTGGGGACGTCTTCCACGGCTTGCTCTCTAGCTGCCATGCCTTGGAGAGCTTATACATGTCCGGAGTTTCTGCTACTACCGGTTCCCTCCGTGTTACATCGCCGACTCTAAGGAGCATTGCCTTCCATCATTGGCCTAGCGCCCAAGCCCAACTGGTCATCGAGGATGCTCCTCACCTTGTAAGGTTACTAATACCTTACGATTCCCAAGATGGTTGTGTGACTATCCGGGTAATCAGGGCACCTAAGCTCGAGATATTGGGCCCTTTTTTTCCCGTCCTCTCCAACCTCATCGTCTCCCAG GGAATAAGCCCAGTCAGCTCCGCAAACTGGACCCGCAGTGTGAAGGTTTTGGCTCTCAGGTCTTCTGGCTTTGCATTGCACGCAGTTCTTAATATCCTCAGGTGGTTCCCCTCTTTGGAGAAGCTATATGTCATT TTTCGCCCACACAAATACATTGAGATGGATAAGGAGGATGACCCTCTGTATGACCCACTACATCCAATCGAATGCCTTCAGGCCCATTTGAAACTTGTGGTATTCAAGTCATTTGTAGGCAATGAGAAGCAGGTTAACTTTGCCAGGTTCTTTGTTTTGAACGCAAAAGTGGTCAACAGAATTGAATTTGaactcttcaagtacaagagtgaatcGGTGGCTTATCAGCACCAGCTGCTACAAGTGGAAAACAGAGCTTCTCGAGGTGCTCAAATTCAATTTAGGAATCAACCAGCTCGTAGTGATCTCGATGCACACAAGCATATCCATGATTTGTCAGTGGCCGACCCCTTCAGACATTGTCAAAATTGGGTTCGTCCCTGA
- the LOC124663343 gene encoding putative F-box/LRR-repeat protein At3g49150 — protein MEKVAAASAPVPDDDLISHLPDAILGTIISLLPTKDGGRTQVLSRRWRPLWRSAPLNLDILTWIPHVPISVLASAISQILSQHPGPTRRFSFPCHHLGFSAEVESWFRSWFHSRALANLQELNIIYTDGLLPPFVLCSASTLLVAKISYCHFPHEIVSPMNFPLLKKLSLFNVSISEEVFHLLISSCHALESLFIKGVKSTGRLRVSSSTLRSIGAFSSIHKIEELVIEDAPCLERILLPYHLDRLTIRVVRAPKLEILGPYSLVQIFLQVADGMSPVRLENSIHTLKVLALRSSGRELHTVLNFLRGFPCLERLYVIFHKHYEMDNKNEPQYDPLHPIECLQTHLKKVVFKSFVGNDKQIDFARFFVLNAKLLQVENRASQDAWIEFKCHKGPEHYGRTNLDENIHDLSLADPFRQWLAL, from the exons ATGGAGAAGGTCGCTGCAGCGTCGGCACCAGTGCCCGATGACGATCTCATCAGCCACCTCCCCGATGCCATCCTCGGCACCATCATCTCCCTCCTCCCAACAAAGGACGGTGGCCGCACGCAGGTACTCTCTCGCCGATGGCGCCCCCTCTGGCGGTCCGCGCCTCTCAACCTCGACATCCTCACCTGGATCCCACATGTCCCCATCTCCGTCCTCGCCTCCGCCATCTCCCAAATACTATCCCAGCACCCTGGCCCCACCCGGCGATTCTCCTTCCCCTGCCACCACCTCGGGTTCTCTGCTGAGGTGGAGAGCTGGTTCCGCTCCTGGTTCCACTCCAGAGCACTAGCCAATCTCCAGGAGCTCAATATCATCTACACCGATGGACTACTGCCACCATTCGTGTTGTGCTCTGCATCCACCCTCCTCGTTGCCAAAATCAGCTATTGTCATTTCCCCCATGAGATCGTGTCACCTATGAATTTCCCCCTCCTCAAGAAGCTTTCATTGTTTAATGTTTCCATCTCGGAGGAAGTCTTCCATTTACTGATCTCTAGCTGCCATGCCTTGGAGAGTTTATTCATAAAAGGAGTTAAGTCTACGGGGCGCCTCCGTGTTAGCTCGTCGACTCTTAGGAGCATCGGTGCCTTTAGCAGCATACATAAGATAGAAGAATTGGTCATTGAGGACGCTCCTTGTCTTGAAAGGATACTATTACCTTACCACTTGGATCGTTTGACTATCCGGGTAGTTAGAGCACCTAAGCTCGAGATATTGGGCCCTTACTCACTGGTACAGATCTTCCTGCAGGTAGCAGAT GGAATGAGCCCAGTCAGATTGGAAAACTCAATACACACCTTGAAGGTTCTGGCTCTCAGGTCTTCAGGCCGTGAATTGCACACGGTTCTTAACTTCCTCAGGGGGTTCCCCTGTTTGGAACGGCTCTACGTCATT TTTCACAAGCACTATGAGATGGATAATAAAAATGAGCCTCAGTATGATCCACTGCATCCAATTGAATGCCTTCAAACCCATCTGAAAAAAGTGGTGTTTAAGTCATTCGTAGGCAATGATAAACAGATTGACTTTGCGAGGTTCTTTGTTTTGAATGCAAAA CTGCTACAAGTGGAAAATAGAGCTTCTCAGGATGCTTGGATTGAATTCAAGTGTCATAAGGGACCTGAGCATTACGGTCGTACTAATCTCGACGAGAATATCCATGATTTGTCACTGGCTGACCCCTTCAGACAGTGGTTGGCGCTTTGA